In Janthinobacterium sp. J1-1, a single genomic region encodes these proteins:
- the ribH gene encoding 6,7-dimethyl-8-ribityllumazine synthase — MTVGTYETNFAGEGLRVGIVQARFNEIVGGGLLSACLEELSKLGVADEDILHVTVPGALEIPLILQKMAETEQFDALIALGAVIRGETYHFELVSNESGAGITRIGLDYGIPIANAVLTTENDEQAEVRMLVKGAEAARVAVEMANLAQALEELQDTDED; from the coding sequence ATGACTGTAGGAACTTATGAAACCAATTTTGCCGGCGAAGGTTTGCGCGTCGGTATCGTCCAGGCACGATTCAATGAAATCGTCGGTGGTGGCTTGCTGTCGGCATGCCTGGAAGAGTTGAGCAAGCTGGGCGTGGCCGATGAAGATATCCTGCACGTGACCGTGCCGGGCGCCCTGGAAATTCCACTGATTCTGCAGAAGATGGCGGAAACCGAGCAATTCGACGCCCTGATCGCACTGGGCGCCGTGATACGCGGTGAAACCTATCACTTCGAGCTGGTATCGAACGAATCGGGCGCAGGCATCACGCGCATCGGTCTCGATTACGGCATCCCGATCGCCAACGCCGTGTTGACGACCGAAAACGACGAGCAGGCCGAAGTACGCATGCTGGTCAAGGGTGCGGAAGCGGCACGCGTGGCAGTGGAAATGGCCAATCTGGCGCAAGCGCTGGAAGAGTTGCAAGACACAGACGAAGATTAA
- the ribD gene encoding bifunctional diaminohydroxyphosphoribosylaminopyrimidine deaminase/5-amino-6-(5-phosphoribosylamino)uracil reductase RibD has protein sequence MRLALAWAQKGLYTTSPNPRIGCVIVAGGQVIGAGVTQAAGQNHAEVQALADAAARGNDVRGATAYVTLEPCNHHGRTPPCSDALVRAGLGRVVAAMTDPNPLVAGQGLAKLAAAGIEVATDLLAGEAREMNIGFFSRMERGKPWVRMKSAASLDGMTALHNGRSQWITGQAARDDGHAWRARACAILTGIGTVKTDDPQLNVRAVDTPRQPRRIVVDSRLEISLDARILQGGGTWIVAAVANPEKEAQLRALGAEVILLPNSAGKVDLPALMLELGRRQINELHVEAGSKLNGSLIREGCVDELLLYLAPALIGDAQGMFGLPALLDLDHQYRLRFHEIQQVGDDLRILARFNNVN, from the coding sequence ATGCGCCTGGCACTGGCATGGGCGCAGAAGGGGCTGTATACCACCTCGCCCAATCCCCGCATCGGCTGCGTGATCGTCGCCGGCGGCCAGGTGATCGGCGCCGGCGTGACCCAGGCGGCCGGCCAGAACCATGCGGAAGTGCAGGCGCTGGCCGATGCCGCCGCGCGCGGCAATGACGTGCGCGGCGCCACCGCGTATGTCACTTTGGAACCGTGCAACCACCACGGCCGCACGCCACCGTGCTCCGATGCGCTGGTGCGCGCCGGCCTGGGCCGCGTGGTGGCGGCCATGACCGACCCGAACCCGCTGGTGGCGGGCCAGGGCCTGGCCAAGCTGGCGGCGGCCGGCATCGAGGTCGCCACTGATCTGTTGGCCGGCGAAGCGCGTGAAATGAATATCGGCTTTTTCTCGCGCATGGAGCGCGGCAAACCATGGGTGCGCATGAAGTCTGCCGCCAGCCTGGACGGCATGACGGCCTTGCACAATGGCCGCAGCCAGTGGATCACGGGGCAGGCGGCGCGCGACGACGGCCACGCCTGGCGCGCGCGCGCCTGCGCCATCCTGACCGGCATCGGCACGGTGAAGACGGACGACCCGCAACTGAATGTGCGCGCGGTCGACACGCCGCGCCAGCCGCGCCGCATCGTCGTCGACAGCCGGCTCGAGATCAGCCTGGACGCACGCATCCTGCAAGGCGGCGGGACCTGGATCGTGGCGGCCGTGGCCAACCCTGAAAAGGAAGCGCAACTGCGCGCGCTGGGCGCCGAAGTGATACTGCTGCCGAACAGCGCAGGCAAGGTCGACCTGCCGGCGCTGATGCTGGAACTGGGCCGGCGGCAGATCAATGAGCTGCATGTCGAGGCCGGCTCCAAGCTGAACGGCTCGCTGATACGCGAAGGCTGCGTCGACGAATTGCTGCTGTACCTGGCGCCCGCCCTGATCGGCGACGCGCAAGGCATGTTCGGCCTGCCGGCCCTACTGGACCTCGATCATCAATATCGCTTGCGCTTCCATGAAATTCAACAAGTGGGCGACGATCTGCGTATCCTCGCCCGTTTCAATAACGTTAATTAA
- a CDS encoding type IV pilin protein: MSVSISMRRRAFGFSLIELMAVMVIVALLLALALPVYHGQVVRAKRVQGQAALLKLMQQQERYYSQNNRYLAFSAASEGAQGKQFQWWSGEEAEEGAVRSAYEIDATACPEATLAQCVLLRARPGTARVDRHFTDADCGTLTLSSTGERGSSGPAARCWP, from the coding sequence ATGTCCGTGAGCATATCGATGCGCCGCCGCGCGTTCGGCTTCAGCCTGATCGAACTGATGGCTGTCATGGTCATTGTGGCCCTGCTGCTGGCGCTGGCCTTGCCCGTCTACCACGGCCAGGTCGTGCGCGCGAAACGGGTACAGGGGCAGGCCGCCCTGTTGAAGCTGATGCAGCAGCAGGAGCGGTATTACTCGCAAAACAACCGCTATCTGGCGTTCTCGGCGGCGTCGGAAGGCGCGCAGGGCAAGCAGTTCCAATGGTGGTCCGGCGAGGAGGCGGAAGAGGGCGCCGTGCGCAGCGCGTATGAAATCGACGCCACAGCGTGCCCGGAGGCGACGCTGGCGCAATGCGTGCTGCTGCGCGCCAGGCCGGGCACGGCCCGGGTCGACCGGCATTTCACGGACGCCGATTGCGGCACCCTGACCCTCAGCAGCACCGGCGAGCGTGGCAGCAGTGGCCCTGCCGCGCGGTGCTGGCCGTGA
- a CDS encoding nucleotidyl transferase AbiEii/AbiGii toxin family protein — MAEFFTLPPAERLEALNTAASASGRQPHLLEKDIWVVWALQHLFSGPHAAHLVFKGGTSLSKAYGVIQRFSEDVDLTYDIRAIAADLIGTAESPLPASKSQEKKWSKEIRARLAGWVAGEIVPRLTLELTRQSLPATARADAEKVFIDYIPLSAGTGYVAPAVMLEFGARSTGEPSEPRPVTCDAAAYLPMLAFPEAVPQVMRAERTFWEKATAIHVFCAQGSFRGGERFARHWHDVTRLDTAGHVDNAIADNALGQAVAEHKSIFFAERTAQGEVIDYLAAVSGNLQLVPAADALAILAADYQHMVDDGLFLDDAESFDLLMARCQAIQDKANLQRPGRQAAPLL, encoded by the coding sequence ATGGCTGAATTTTTTACGCTGCCGCCGGCCGAACGCCTGGAGGCACTCAATACTGCAGCCAGTGCGTCCGGCCGCCAGCCACACCTGCTGGAAAAAGATATCTGGGTCGTCTGGGCATTGCAGCATCTGTTCTCTGGTCCGCACGCAGCGCACCTGGTATTCAAGGGTGGCACTTCCCTGTCGAAGGCATACGGCGTCATTCAGCGATTCTCGGAAGACGTCGACTTGACCTATGACATCAGGGCCATCGCCGCAGATCTGATCGGAACGGCTGAATCGCCTTTACCGGCCAGCAAAAGCCAGGAAAAGAAATGGAGCAAGGAAATCCGTGCACGCCTGGCAGGATGGGTGGCCGGCGAAATCGTCCCCCGCCTCACACTGGAACTGACAAGGCAGTCGCTACCGGCAACCGCCCGAGCTGACGCCGAGAAGGTTTTTATTGACTATATCCCATTGTCCGCCGGCACCGGGTATGTCGCGCCGGCCGTGATGCTGGAATTTGGCGCCCGCTCCACGGGGGAACCAAGTGAGCCACGGCCCGTCACCTGCGATGCGGCTGCCTACTTGCCCATGCTGGCGTTCCCTGAAGCTGTGCCGCAAGTAATGCGTGCCGAACGGACTTTCTGGGAAAAAGCAACCGCCATTCATGTCTTTTGCGCGCAAGGATCCTTCCGTGGTGGCGAGCGGTTCGCCCGGCATTGGCACGACGTGACACGGCTTGACACCGCCGGGCATGTGGACAATGCAATCGCTGACAACGCGCTAGGCCAGGCGGTTGCCGAGCACAAGAGCATTTTCTTCGCCGAGAGGACAGCGCAGGGCGAGGTGATCGATTACCTGGCCGCCGTTTCAGGAAACCTGCAACTGGTACCCGCTGCGGACGCACTGGCCATATTGGCTGCGGACTACCAGCACATGGTCGACGATGGCCTGTTCCTGGATGATGCGGAGTCTTTTGACCTGCTGATGGCGCGCTGCCAGGCCATTCAGGACAAGGCCAACCTGCAGCGGCCGGGGCGCCAAGCAGCACCCCTCCTTTAA
- a CDS encoding DUF6088 family protein: MQTIANKILKHATSLSEGTPLVAKELLHLGGRAAIDQALSRLVKRGLLLRASRGIYVLPVTSRFGTRAPSSSKVAEGIAMLRGETIVQHGAAAANALGLTTQVPIKSIYLTSGPNRRLRLGAQTVEFRHAPVWQLALAGRPAGEVVRALAWLGPTKAGTALRKLRPTLQSSELAEVASIRARVPGWMARELSSLLVHG, from the coding sequence ATGCAAACCATTGCCAATAAAATATTGAAACATGCGACCAGCTTATCGGAGGGTACCCCTTTGGTGGCGAAGGAGTTGCTGCATTTGGGCGGCAGGGCTGCCATTGACCAGGCACTGTCCCGCCTGGTCAAGCGCGGGCTTTTGCTCAGGGCCTCGCGCGGCATTTACGTCTTGCCAGTCACCAGCCGTTTCGGCACGCGCGCGCCGTCGAGCAGCAAAGTAGCGGAAGGAATCGCGATGTTGCGCGGTGAGACGATCGTGCAGCATGGCGCCGCCGCCGCCAATGCCCTCGGCCTGACGACCCAAGTGCCGATAAAATCGATCTACCTGACGTCCGGCCCCAACCGGCGCCTGCGTCTCGGTGCGCAGACGGTTGAGTTTCGACACGCTCCCGTCTGGCAACTGGCCCTTGCCGGGCGTCCGGCAGGCGAGGTGGTGCGTGCACTGGCCTGGCTTGGACCGACGAAAGCCGGTACGGCATTACGCAAGCTGCGTCCCACACTGCAGTCATCCGAACTGGCGGAAGTCGCATCGATACGCGCGCGCGTTCCTGGCTGGATGGCACGTGAGCTGAGCAGCCTGCTTGTCCATGGCTGA
- a CDS encoding OsmC family protein, which translates to MKTSGSAVWSGGIKDGKGAISTKSGALQAYPYGFASRFEGKPGTNPEELIGAAHAGCFTMALSLILGEAGLTAEQMDTTAEVTLDKQDDGFAITAVHLVLKAKIPGADQAKFEELTAKAKAGCPVSKLLNAQITLDATLLA; encoded by the coding sequence ATGAAAACAAGCGGTTCAGCCGTCTGGTCAGGCGGCATCAAGGATGGCAAGGGCGCCATCAGCACCAAAAGCGGCGCGCTGCAAGCGTATCCCTACGGCTTTGCCAGCCGCTTCGAAGGCAAGCCCGGCACCAATCCGGAAGAGTTGATCGGCGCCGCCCACGCGGGCTGCTTCACCATGGCGCTGTCGCTGATCCTCGGCGAAGCGGGTTTGACGGCCGAGCAAATGGACACCACCGCCGAAGTGACCCTGGACAAGCAGGACGACGGCTTTGCGATTACCGCCGTGCACCTGGTGCTGAAAGCGAAGATTCCGGGCGCCGACCAGGCCAAATTCGAGGAACTGACCGCCAAGGCCAAAGCCGGCTGCCCCGTGTCGAAACTGCTGAACGCGCAAATCACCTTGGACGCTACACTCCTGGCTTGA
- a CDS encoding GspH/FimT family pseudopilin, whose translation MAAQSLHEQRGHTLLEMLAVLAITILLAAAALPSLQDMLARQRLLAASNDLFSAIELTRALAMARGRRVLLMPAGSGGLDWRLGWLVFVDSNGNLAYDAGDELLFRQGPLAGGIEVRFGFTSGAKPLYIAYNGAGRSCSATNALAARWGTLSLILGNQARHIKINMLGRVRVCDPQRDTVNCSGVGEG comes from the coding sequence ATGGCCGCTCAAAGCCTGCATGAGCAGCGTGGTCATACCCTGCTCGAAATGCTGGCCGTGCTGGCGATCACCATTCTGCTGGCGGCAGCCGCCTTGCCCAGCTTGCAAGACATGCTGGCGCGCCAGCGCTTGCTGGCGGCGTCGAACGACTTGTTTTCAGCGATCGAACTGACGCGCGCGCTGGCGATGGCGCGTGGCCGGCGCGTGCTGCTGATGCCGGCCGGCAGCGGTGGTCTCGACTGGCGCCTGGGCTGGCTGGTCTTTGTCGACAGCAATGGCAATCTGGCCTACGATGCGGGCGATGAATTGTTGTTCCGCCAGGGACCGCTGGCGGGCGGCATCGAGGTGCGCTTCGGCTTTACCTCGGGCGCGAAGCCCTTGTATATCGCCTACAATGGCGCAGGGCGCAGCTGCAGCGCGACCAATGCCCTGGCGGCGCGCTGGGGTACGCTGTCCTTGATTTTGGGAAATCAAGCACGACATATTAAAATCAATATGCTGGGCCGCGTGCGTGTGTGTGATCCGCAGCGCGATACGGTCAATTGCAGTGGCGTTGGCGAAGGCTGA
- the nusB gene encoding transcription antitermination factor NusB, producing the protein MTEKNLLANPSKNRTPRHRAREFALQGLYQWLLNNEDATTVVNNIRAAHGFDKADGDHFTVLLYGAIKDSQALRESMAPLIDRNIAELSPIEHGILLIGAFELKNNVEIPYRVVINEAVELAKSFGGIDGHKYVNGVLDKLAAKFREDEVASKRK; encoded by the coding sequence ATGACTGAGAAAAATTTGCTCGCCAATCCCAGCAAAAACCGCACGCCGCGTCACCGCGCGCGCGAGTTTGCCTTGCAGGGGCTGTACCAGTGGCTGCTGAACAATGAAGATGCGACCACCGTCGTGAACAATATTCGCGCGGCGCACGGCTTCGACAAAGCGGACGGCGATCATTTCACGGTGCTGCTGTACGGCGCCATCAAGGATTCGCAAGCGCTGCGCGAAAGCATGGCGCCGCTGATCGACCGCAATATCGCCGAACTGTCGCCGATCGAACACGGCATCCTGCTGATCGGCGCATTCGAACTGAAAAACAACGTGGAGATTCCTTACCGCGTCGTCATCAATGAAGCGGTGGAGCTGGCCAAGTCGTTTGGCGGCATCGACGGCCACAAGTATGTCAATGGCGTGCTGGACAAACTGGCAGCGAAGTTCCGCGAGGACGAAGTCGCCAGCAAGCGCAAGTAA
- the ribBA gene encoding bifunctional 3,4-dihydroxy-2-butanone-4-phosphate synthase/GTP cyclohydrolase II has translation MSISSTEEIVAELRAGRMVILVDEEDRENEGDLVLAADFVTPEAINFMITHARGLVCLTLTEERCDELNLSMMTSRNGTAYGTNFTVSIEAAEGVTTGISAADRARTIQVAVNKGTQPTDIVQPGHIFPLKAQKGGVLMRAGHTEAGCDLTAMAGLTPASVICEIMKDDGTMARLPDLLVFAEQHGLKIGTIADLIHYRSQTESLVERVAERTLRTAHGEFRMIAFRDKPSASAHLALVHGDLAAGLETLVRVHQPVSLLDVLESEATTHSWTVAASMAAIKQSERGVMVLLNCGETSGELFAQFAALDTPQAKPKGRAASMDLRSYGIGAQILRDLGVSKMQLLASPRKMPSMVGFDLEVTGFQCHPGQSST, from the coding sequence ATGTCTATTTCCAGCACCGAAGAGATCGTCGCTGAATTGCGCGCCGGCCGCATGGTGATACTGGTCGATGAAGAAGACCGGGAAAATGAAGGCGATCTGGTGCTTGCTGCCGATTTCGTGACGCCTGAAGCAATCAATTTCATGATCACCCATGCCCGCGGCCTGGTGTGCCTGACCCTGACCGAAGAGCGTTGCGACGAGCTGAACCTGTCGATGATGACGTCGCGCAACGGCACCGCCTATGGCACCAATTTCACGGTGTCGATCGAAGCGGCCGAAGGCGTGACCACCGGTATTTCCGCCGCCGACCGCGCCAGGACCATCCAGGTGGCCGTCAACAAGGGCACGCAGCCGACCGATATCGTCCAGCCTGGCCATATCTTCCCGCTGAAAGCGCAAAAGGGCGGCGTGCTGATGCGCGCAGGCCATACCGAAGCCGGTTGCGACCTGACGGCCATGGCCGGCCTGACGCCCGCGTCGGTGATCTGCGAAATCATGAAGGATGACGGCACCATGGCGCGCCTGCCGGACCTGCTGGTGTTTGCCGAGCAGCATGGCCTGAAGATCGGCACGATTGCCGATCTGATCCATTACCGCAGCCAGACCGAATCGCTGGTCGAGCGCGTTGCCGAGCGTACCTTGCGCACCGCCCACGGCGAGTTCCGCATGATCGCCTTCCGCGACAAGCCCAGCGCGTCGGCCCACTTGGCGCTGGTGCATGGCGACCTGGCCGCCGGCCTGGAAACGCTGGTGCGCGTGCACCAGCCGGTGTCGCTGCTGGACGTGCTGGAAAGCGAAGCGACCACCCACTCCTGGACCGTGGCAGCCTCGATGGCCGCCATCAAGCAGTCCGAGCGGGGCGTGATGGTATTGCTGAACTGTGGCGAAACGTCAGGCGAGCTGTTTGCCCAGTTCGCCGCGCTCGACACGCCGCAAGCCAAGCCGAAAGGCCGTGCCGCCAGCATGGATCTGCGCAGCTACGGCATCGGTGCGCAAATCCTGCGCGACCTGGGCGTGAGCAAGATGCAATTGCTGGCCAGCCCGCGCAAGATGCCGTCGATGGTCGGTTTCGACCTGGAGGTAACGGGTTTTCAGTGCCACCCTGGCCAGAGCAGCACCTGA
- a CDS encoding riboflavin synthase, protein MFTGIVAAIGKIDTVQPLEGGLDAGVRLSIHAGGLPLADVALGDSIAINGACMTVVEKSDTDFVVDVSRESLNCTVGLDTTTEVNLEKALTLAERLGGHLVSGHVDGLGVVRKFEAVGESWELVIEARQDLAKYLAFKGSVVVNGVSLTVNRVEDLGAGAVDGCRFSINLIPHTIAMTTLKHLTVGAKVNLEIDLIARYVERMLSLSK, encoded by the coding sequence ATGTTTACAGGAATTGTTGCCGCCATCGGCAAAATCGACACCGTGCAGCCACTCGAAGGCGGCCTCGACGCAGGCGTACGCCTGTCCATCCACGCGGGCGGCCTACCGCTGGCCGACGTGGCGCTGGGCGACTCGATCGCCATCAACGGCGCCTGCATGACGGTGGTGGAAAAATCCGACACGGACTTTGTGGTCGACGTCTCGCGCGAAAGCCTCAATTGCACCGTGGGCCTGGACACCACTACCGAAGTCAACCTGGAAAAAGCGCTGACCCTGGCCGAGCGCCTCGGCGGCCACCTGGTCTCGGGCCACGTCGACGGCCTGGGCGTGGTGCGCAAGTTCGAAGCCGTGGGCGAATCGTGGGAGCTGGTGATCGAAGCCCGGCAGGACCTGGCGAAATACCTGGCCTTCAAGGGCTCCGTCGTCGTCAATGGCGTTTCGTTGACGGTCAACCGGGTGGAAGACCTGGGCGCGGGGGCCGTCGACGGCTGCCGTTTCTCGATCAACCTGATTCCCCACACCATCGCCATGACGACCCTGAAACACCTGACGGTGGGCGCCAAGGTCAACCTGGAAATCGACCTGATCGCGCGCTATGTCGAGCGCATGCTGTCGCTATCCAAATAA
- a CDS encoding PilC/PilY family type IV pilus protein translates to MMVRCLLVLLLWLVAGAQVFAASPLVDLSRADTGLHGARVPPNLLLNLSLSHASAGAAYEGDYDPGYAYAGYFDARMCYGYPYRSSDGVTVPDWRLSTAYFSVSKAADARHGCGGDSFSGNFLNWAGASLLDIVRYALTGGDRVIDEVRKTVLQRAYLPDGQFGVDFYAHPDHFPRKILRAGVREATPFTVGQLAIVSCRNKLLFGDGAQPLDGSCDAPGKAGALGAFLARVQVCDVTEGLSRPDLCLAYGKNVKPAGALQRHGGRLRVGVFGHASGEAAYGGVLQAPLSYAGAQRWAAPDFLPQDNPDTEWHPVTGVYAGANAVIAHINTQGRSDDAHLGAYAAAAPQAELLYESLRYLQGRQASAAAGTTSWTDPQQASCQRQVVMTLGDAGAVLDRYVPGHIPAANSSERARGVDAYVTPPLDVMAWTRAVGALESDGAGGNPQPLPGLAALDRLDHGVHGGSFYAAGLAYWSHRHALRLGGGPVDHYAGELLAMAAKGEGYISPSPLLLAAKYGGFVDENGDGNPFRAMAGDFYAEWSVDGRWPSHYLPGGDPQALIALLRAAFVQAGRATEAATIAGPSLMALANGAEQAYWFQSQINLADGAMRVSRNAFHLGADGGVVAGKPVWQIGGRVPNRPIHTLDAQGGLTPLAWDRLDTEQRRMFDPRGDGLGPARLDYLLGERTHEVGRPGGFLRRRAGGLAVSPHGNLVHVGTPALGLPGLDYLQHRQRGQQRRKMLYLGTGDGLLHGVDAGSGSELFAYLPQALLARAALAGGTGDEAGPLLDGAAASAEVLVAGRWKTVLASSMGAGAQGLFALDITDPARFAQEGALWEFGDRDDAIIGNLRAPPGFARLNMGGKQGRPAYRDMVVVSSGYNNTQDDGKDTSAASPVAAIFLLALDKPAGAPWLLGSNYHRLKVPVRDDEGAVGAYALAPPALVAGNDGALSYLYAGDLQGNIWRIDMATGPPWKDEVGRKLVFVARDAQGRRQAVTQQLKVAYAPGGGYLLLFGTGKLVETGDTWPAALLPQSFYAVHDDLNEQTPTRGRDDLAVRKVGVVADTGSLAIDGKSLHYTGGGARHGWYLDFVGTEKTGERSVHAAVLAAGKVVFNTVLPGRDPCSRPATRLYVLDVLSGFAADAVGTVQAGEETGKLLDGLARAPPQLLEVGSQVGVAGATGRAEGRKQFAVVQSGMVGAAAVKVSSGPLPAKRLGWREVANWRELHEAAKK, encoded by the coding sequence ATGATGGTGCGCTGCCTGCTTGTTCTGCTGCTGTGGCTGGTGGCCGGTGCTCAGGTATTTGCCGCATCGCCGCTGGTCGATTTGTCGCGCGCGGACACGGGGCTCCATGGCGCGAGGGTACCGCCTAACCTGCTGCTCAATCTCTCCTTGTCCCACGCTTCAGCCGGCGCCGCCTACGAAGGCGATTACGATCCCGGCTACGCCTATGCCGGCTATTTCGATGCGCGCATGTGCTACGGCTATCCCTACCGCAGCAGCGATGGCGTCACTGTGCCGGACTGGCGCTTGTCCACCGCCTACTTTTCCGTGAGCAAGGCGGCCGATGCGCGGCATGGCTGCGGTGGCGATAGCTTCAGCGGCAATTTTTTAAACTGGGCCGGCGCCAGCCTGCTCGATATCGTGCGCTACGCCTTGACTGGCGGCGACCGCGTGATCGATGAAGTGCGCAAGACGGTGTTGCAACGGGCCTATCTGCCGGACGGCCAGTTTGGCGTCGACTTTTACGCCCACCCTGATCATTTTCCCCGCAAGATCTTGCGCGCAGGCGTGCGCGAGGCCACGCCGTTTACGGTCGGGCAACTGGCGATCGTCTCGTGCCGCAACAAGCTGCTGTTCGGCGACGGTGCCCAGCCACTTGACGGCAGTTGCGATGCGCCTGGCAAGGCCGGTGCGCTCGGCGCTTTCCTGGCGCGGGTGCAGGTATGCGACGTTACCGAAGGCTTGTCGCGCCCCGACCTGTGCCTGGCTTACGGTAAAAATGTCAAGCCGGCGGGCGCGCTGCAGCGCCATGGTGGCCGCCTGCGTGTTGGCGTTTTCGGCCATGCGAGCGGGGAGGCGGCGTATGGCGGCGTGCTGCAGGCGCCGCTGTCTTATGCTGGCGCGCAACGCTGGGCGGCGCCCGATTTCCTGCCGCAAGACAATCCCGATACCGAGTGGCATCCGGTGACGGGCGTGTATGCGGGCGCCAACGCAGTGATCGCCCATATCAACACGCAGGGACGCAGTGACGACGCGCACCTCGGTGCGTACGCGGCGGCCGCGCCGCAAGCCGAATTGCTGTACGAATCGCTGCGCTATCTGCAGGGACGCCAGGCCAGCGCAGCGGCCGGGACGACATCGTGGACCGATCCGCAACAGGCCAGTTGCCAGCGCCAAGTGGTGATGACGTTGGGCGACGCCGGTGCCGTCCTGGACCGCTATGTGCCCGGCCATATTCCAGCGGCAAACTCAAGTGAGCGTGCGCGTGGCGTGGATGCCTATGTCACGCCGCCGCTGGATGTAATGGCCTGGACGCGGGCCGTCGGGGCACTGGAAAGCGATGGCGCTGGCGGCAATCCCCAGCCGCTGCCGGGCCTGGCGGCGCTCGACAGACTCGATCATGGCGTACACGGTGGCAGCTTTTATGCGGCCGGCCTGGCCTACTGGTCGCATCGCCACGCGCTGCGGCTGGGAGGCGGGCCGGTCGACCATTATGCGGGCGAGCTGCTGGCCATGGCAGCCAAGGGCGAGGGTTACATTTCTCCGTCGCCGCTGCTGCTGGCAGCCAAGTATGGCGGCTTTGTCGACGAGAATGGCGATGGCAATCCGTTTCGCGCCATGGCGGGCGACTTTTACGCCGAATGGAGCGTGGATGGCCGCTGGCCCAGCCACTATCTGCCTGGCGGCGATCCGCAGGCCCTGATCGCGCTGTTGCGCGCCGCCTTTGTCCAGGCGGGCCGCGCCACGGAGGCCGCCACCATTGCCGGGCCGTCGCTGATGGCGCTGGCCAATGGCGCGGAGCAGGCCTACTGGTTCCAGTCGCAGATCAACCTGGCCGATGGCGCCATGCGCGTGTCGCGCAACGCTTTTCACTTGGGCGCTGACGGCGGCGTGGTGGCCGGCAAGCCGGTATGGCAGATCGGTGGCAGGGTGCCGAATCGGCCCATCCATACGCTCGATGCGCAGGGCGGCTTGACGCCGCTGGCCTGGGATCGCCTTGATACGGAACAGCGGCGCATGTTTGATCCGCGCGGCGACGGCCTGGGACCAGCGCGGCTCGACTATCTGCTGGGCGAGCGCACGCACGAGGTGGGCCGGCCCGGCGGCTTTTTACGGCGACGTGCGGGCGGCCTGGCGGTTTCCCCGCATGGCAATCTGGTCCATGTCGGCACGCCAGCGCTGGGCTTGCCTGGCTTGGATTATTTGCAGCACCGCCAGCGCGGCCAGCAGCGGCGCAAGATGCTCTACCTGGGCACCGGTGACGGCCTGCTGCATGGCGTGGACGCCGGCAGCGGCAGCGAATTGTTTGCGTATTTGCCGCAAGCCTTGCTGGCCAGGGCGGCGCTGGCCGGCGGCACCGGTGACGAAGCCGGACCCTTGCTCGACGGCGCGGCGGCCAGCGCGGAGGTGCTGGTGGCGGGCCGCTGGAAAACCGTGCTGGCGTCAAGCATGGGCGCCGGCGCGCAAGGCCTGTTTGCGCTCGACATCACGGACCCGGCGCGCTTTGCGCAGGAGGGCGCGCTATGGGAATTTGGCGACCGCGACGATGCCATCATCGGCAACTTGCGCGCGCCACCGGGCTTTGCGCGGCTGAACATGGGCGGCAAGCAGGGCAGGCCGGCGTACCGCGACATGGTGGTGGTGTCCAGTGGCTATAACAACACGCAGGACGATGGCAAGGATACGTCCGCCGCCAGCCCGGTGGCCGCCATCTTCCTGCTGGCGCTGGACAAGCCGGCCGGCGCGCCGTGGCTGCTGGGCAGCAATTACCACCGGCTGAAAGTACCCGTGCGCGATGACGAAGGCGCAGTGGGAGCCTATGCTTTGGCGCCGCCGGCCTTGGTGGCAGGCAATGACGGCGCGCTGAGCTATCTGTATGCGGGCGACCTGCAAGGCAATATCTGGCGCATCGACATGGCCACCGGGCCACCCTGGAAGGATGAGGTGGGGCGCAAGCTGGTGTTTGTCGCACGCGATGCGCAGGGCCGGCGCCAGGCCGTGACGCAGCAATTGAAGGTGGCGTATGCGCCGGGCGGCGGCTATCTGCTGCTGTTCGGCACCGGCAAGCTGGTGGAAACCGGGGACACCTGGCCGGCCGCCTTGCTGCCGCAATCGTTCTACGCCGTGCATGACGACCTGAACGAACAAACGCCGACGCGCGGCCGCGACGATCTCGCCGTCCGCAAGGTGGGCGTGGTGGCGGACACCGGCAGCCTGGCCATCGATGGCAAGTCATTGCACTACACGGGCGGTGGCGCCAGGCATGGCTGGTACCTGGATTTTGTCGGCACGGAAAAAACCGGCGAGCGCAGCGTGCACGCCGCCGTGCTGGCGGCAGGCAAGGTGGTGTTCAATACCGTGCTGCCGGGCCGCGATCCTTGCAGCAGGCCGGCAACGCGCCTGTATGTGCTCGATGTGCTGAGCGGTTTTGCGGCCGATGCCGTCGGCACGGTGCAGGCGGGCGAGGAAACCGGCAAGCTGCTGGACGGCCTGGCGCGCGCGCCGCCGCAATTGCTGGAAGTGGGCAGCCAGGTCGGTGTGGCGGGTGCGACCGGGCGCGCCGAAGGACGCAAGCAGTTTGCCGTGGTGCAGTCCGGCATGGTCGGCGCGGCCGCCGTCAAGGTGTCCAGCGGACCGCTGCCGGCCAAACGCCTGGGCTGGCGCGAGGTGGCGAACTGGAGAGAACTGCATGAGGCGGCGAAAAAATAG